One stretch of Streptomyces agglomeratus DNA includes these proteins:
- a CDS encoding cation diffusion facilitator family transporter, with the protein MTGREHGHGDVRGDVRGDGRGDRHEHGRDHGHDHGNGHDNGRGRRRWNRHHHHSHDRIDSALESSAAGMRTLWFSFAVLAATTAAQAVVAALSGSVALLGDTVHNAADALTALPLAVAFLLGRRAATRRYTYGFGRAEDLAGVFVVLVIAASAVFAGYEALQRLFEPQEVSHLPAVAAAGLIGFAGNEWVARARIRTGRRIGSAALVADGLHARTDGFTSLAVLLGAGGSALGWRYADPLIGLVITAAIALVLRGAAREVWHRLMDAVDPALVDAAEHALSHVDGVRAVGAVRMRWLGHSLRAETSVVVDPGLTVVEAHAVAVAAEHALLHAVGRLSGATVHVDHAPRPAAPDPHAPLAHHSAQGATSAPRPLARAGRGTPAHSPERVRNSSRTTDNLE; encoded by the coding sequence ATGACGGGTCGCGAACACGGGCACGGAGACGTACGCGGAGACGTACGCGGAGACGGACGCGGGGACCGGCACGAACACGGTCGGGACCATGGTCATGATCATGGAAATGGGCACGACAACGGGCGCGGGCGGCGGCGCTGGAACCGCCATCACCATCACTCCCACGACCGGATCGACTCCGCCCTGGAAAGCTCGGCGGCGGGGATGCGGACCCTCTGGTTCTCCTTCGCCGTCCTCGCGGCCACCACCGCAGCGCAGGCCGTCGTCGCCGCGCTGTCCGGTTCGGTGGCACTGCTCGGTGACACCGTGCACAACGCCGCGGACGCCCTGACAGCCCTCCCCCTCGCCGTCGCCTTCCTGCTGGGACGGCGTGCGGCGACCCGCCGCTACACCTACGGCTTCGGGCGGGCCGAGGATCTGGCAGGTGTCTTCGTGGTCCTGGTGATCGCCGCCTCGGCGGTGTTCGCCGGGTACGAGGCACTACAGCGCCTGTTCGAGCCACAGGAGGTCAGTCATCTCCCGGCGGTCGCCGCGGCCGGGCTGATCGGCTTCGCGGGCAACGAGTGGGTGGCGCGGGCCCGTATCCGCACCGGGAGGAGGATCGGTTCCGCCGCCCTGGTGGCCGACGGGCTCCACGCCCGCACCGACGGCTTCACCTCCCTCGCCGTCCTGCTGGGCGCGGGCGGCTCCGCACTCGGATGGCGTTACGCCGACCCGCTGATCGGGCTGGTGATCACGGCCGCGATCGCGCTGGTGCTGCGCGGCGCGGCAAGGGAGGTCTGGCACCGGCTGATGGACGCGGTGGATCCGGCTCTGGTGGACGCGGCCGAGCACGCGCTCTCCCACGTCGATGGCGTACGGGCGGTGGGCGCCGTCCGCATGCGGTGGCTCGGCCACAGTCTGCGCGCCGAGACGTCCGTCGTGGTGGACCCGGGGCTGACGGTGGTCGAGGCGCACGCGGTGGCGGTGGCGGCGGAGCACGCGCTGCTGCACGCGGTGGGACGGCTGAGCGGCGCGACGGTCCATGTCGACCACGCGCCCCGGCCCGCGGCGCCCGACCCGCACGCGCCCCTGGCCCACCACAGCGCACAGGGCGCGACTTCGGCGCCTCGACCGCTGGCCCGCGCAGGCCGCGGGACGCCGGCACATTCACCCGAACGGGTTCGTAACTCTTCGCGCACGACTGATAACTTGGAGTGA
- a CDS encoding M1 family metallopeptidase, whose translation MHRRFLVPGALAASLLLAIPASAASFGPGAPGIGDTYYPASGNGGYDVSHYDLRLKYQPTTDLLEGTATILATATQNLSRFNLDFGLGVSEVRVNGKKATFVKEGDQELVVTPAAPLEKGRSVSVVVRYAGKPSQLKIAGYTAWHRTPDGGVAAQEPDSAVWWFPSNDHPLDKATYDVSVSVPDGTQAISNGVLQSQSSRLGWTRYNWRSNKPQASYLATLAVGKFDITTDRTADGLPVLNAYSKDLGHNAGAARASVERTTEVAEYLSEVFGPYPFNALGGYVPNVTSGYALETQTRPFYSPRQFANGANVSVVVHELAHQWYGDSVAVKGWKDIWINEGFARYSQWLWSEKEGEGTAQELADYVYGTRAADDPFWTVAPGDPGPDNQFHAAVYDRGALAVQALRNEVGDEDFFTILKGWPAKFAHGNASVADFVKYAESVSGKPLAGLFDTWLYQPSKPAAPAAAGSRIAGSYAGESAKPVQPKSWKKIAATNSVHEHDDHH comes from the coding sequence GTGCACCGCAGATTTCTCGTCCCGGGCGCCCTGGCGGCCTCACTTCTGCTGGCGATCCCGGCATCGGCCGCGAGTTTCGGCCCAGGCGCTCCGGGCATCGGGGACACCTACTACCCGGCCAGCGGCAACGGCGGCTACGACGTGTCGCATTACGACCTCCGCCTCAAGTACCAGCCCACGACGGACCTGCTGGAGGGGACGGCGACGATCCTCGCCACCGCCACGCAGAACCTCTCGCGCTTCAACCTGGACTTCGGTCTGGGGGTGAGCGAGGTGCGGGTCAACGGGAAGAAGGCCACGTTCGTCAAGGAGGGCGACCAGGAGCTCGTCGTCACCCCGGCGGCCCCGCTGGAGAAGGGCCGCTCCGTCTCGGTCGTCGTGCGGTACGCCGGAAAGCCATCGCAGCTGAAGATCGCCGGTTACACCGCCTGGCACCGCACCCCGGACGGCGGCGTCGCCGCGCAGGAACCCGACTCGGCCGTCTGGTGGTTCCCTAGCAACGACCACCCGCTGGACAAGGCGACGTACGACGTCTCCGTTTCGGTGCCGGACGGCACGCAGGCCATCAGCAACGGCGTCCTCCAGTCGCAGAGTTCGCGGCTCGGATGGACCCGCTACAACTGGCGCTCGAACAAGCCGCAGGCCAGCTACCTCGCCACCCTGGCGGTCGGCAAATTCGACATCACGACGGACAGGACGGCCGACGGGCTGCCCGTGCTGAACGCCTACAGCAAGGACCTGGGGCACAACGCCGGGGCCGCGCGCGCCAGCGTCGAGCGGACCACCGAGGTCGCCGAGTACCTGAGCGAGGTCTTCGGCCCGTACCCCTTCAACGCGCTCGGCGGGTATGTCCCGAACGTGACCAGCGGATACGCGCTGGAGACGCAGACCCGGCCGTTCTACAGCCCCCGCCAGTTCGCGAACGGCGCGAACGTCTCGGTCGTCGTCCATGAGCTGGCCCACCAGTGGTACGGCGACAGCGTCGCGGTCAAGGGCTGGAAGGACATCTGGATCAACGAGGGCTTCGCCCGCTACAGCCAGTGGCTGTGGTCCGAGAAGGAGGGCGAGGGCACGGCGCAGGAGCTGGCCGACTACGTCTACGGGACGCGCGCGGCCGACGACCCCTTCTGGACGGTCGCGCCGGGCGACCCGGGGCCGGACAACCAGTTCCACGCCGCCGTGTACGACCGGGGCGCGCTGGCCGTGCAGGCGCTGCGCAACGAGGTCGGCGACGAGGACTTCTTCACGATCCTGAAGGGGTGGCCGGCCAAGTTCGCCCACGGCAACGCGAGTGTGGCCGACTTCGTGAAGTACGCCGAGAGCGTCTCGGGCAAGCCGCTGGCCGGACTCTTCGACACCTGGCTGTACCAGCCGTCGAAGCCGGCTGCCCCGGCCGCGGCCGGGTCCCGGATCGCGGGTTCGTACGCCGGTGAGAGCGCGAAGCCCGTACAGCCCAAGTCGTGGAAGAAGATCGCCGCGACGAACTCGGTCCACGAGCACGACGACCACCACTGA
- a CDS encoding glycosyl hydrolase — translation MSAPPFRTVSALVLVSALTALGLGSAASPAAAATVPVGAGSYSDVRPAGTSGPTTNTGTPVTPKLTPAAKDKPLPTNDWWSSLAFQRYGDNPHSTPMYGHPLTYQSTAAGLEVGYPTTPAVVGDGRQYEYAHKRDLTLGLTGLNSPDTKADDWSDWTVTPYWSDGARTLRTTIGHGMPFVYAKGSGAGAQITTAAAPTVFSDQGNVLGITVAGHHYALFAPTGSDWNIAGSTLSAGLGAKDYFSLAVLPSTDALATYKKYAYSFVTGSKASWNTTGGTVKATYTLTTEAKEGSETGTLQALYRHQWLHTSDPLTPYTYVSPRGTMKVREGASFTTSQRASGVLPALPQSSGVDKARLRGYLNEAANAADPFSGATDTYWTGKALGRLAQLVPVADQIGETAVRDKLLGLMKGRLQDWFTAGGANEFSYDRTWKTLTGYPASYGSDTELNDHHFHYSYYVYAAAIVAQYDPAWAADSAWGGMVKTLVRDAANPSRTDTAFPFLRGFDVYAGHSWASGHQGFAAGNNQESSSESTNLSAGLVLWGAATGDTALRDLGTYLLTTESEAIAQYWFDADEQVFPSSFGHDTVGMVWGSGGAYATWWTANPEEIHGINVLPVTGGSLHLGGEKAAIRRNLAEMERENGGPAVEWRDILWEFQSLADPGAAKAKWDAGHAGYTPEQGESKAHTYHWISTLDTLGAPDATISGDIPTSAVFTKGTVRTYAAHNHTSTARTVTFSDGAKLTVPARSAATGTGTGGTDPDPDPDPPTGNTFQLRTGGTLTTATGTTAATDTIASAGGANHDGTPHQPLTYTAKGVNGTLKSGTPTAFRLQVDAGTAVGLGQQARVSYDLTGDGTYDRTETYQYFATDPVAGWEEYTQARGLKSATGTLGDLKGGTVRLEVWSAIGNGTAKLRTGTGDSVLVIPFQ, via the coding sequence ATGTCAGCTCCTCCCTTCAGAACCGTGTCCGCGCTGGTCCTCGTCTCCGCCCTGACCGCCCTCGGCCTCGGGTCTGCCGCCTCCCCGGCCGCCGCCGCCACCGTCCCCGTAGGGGCGGGCAGTTACTCCGACGTACGCCCCGCGGGAACCTCCGGCCCCACCACCAACACCGGCACACCCGTCACCCCCAAGCTCACCCCCGCCGCGAAGGACAAGCCGCTCCCCACCAACGACTGGTGGTCCTCCCTCGCCTTCCAGCGGTACGGCGACAACCCGCACTCCACACCGATGTACGGCCACCCGCTCACCTACCAGTCCACCGCCGCCGGCCTGGAGGTCGGCTACCCGACGACTCCCGCCGTCGTCGGGGACGGCCGCCAGTACGAGTACGCCCACAAGCGCGACCTCACGCTCGGCCTGACCGGCCTGAACTCGCCCGACACCAAGGCCGACGACTGGTCCGACTGGACCGTCACGCCCTACTGGTCCGACGGCGCCCGCACCCTGCGCACCACCATCGGCCACGGCATGCCCTTCGTGTACGCCAAGGGCTCGGGCGCCGGCGCCCAGATCACCACCGCCGCCGCGCCCACCGTCTTCTCCGACCAGGGCAACGTCCTCGGCATCACCGTCGCCGGCCACCACTACGCCCTCTTCGCACCGACCGGCAGCGACTGGAACATCGCCGGCTCCACCCTCAGCGCGGGTCTGGGCGCCAAGGACTACTTCTCGCTCGCCGTGCTCCCCTCCACCGACGCCCTCGCGACGTACAAGAAGTACGCCTACAGCTTCGTGACGGGCTCGAAGGCGAGCTGGAACACCACCGGCGGCACCGTGAAGGCGACGTACACCCTCACCACCGAGGCGAAGGAGGGCAGCGAGACCGGCACGCTCCAGGCCCTCTACCGCCACCAGTGGCTGCACACCTCCGACCCGCTCACCCCGTACACCTACGTCTCGCCGCGCGGCACGATGAAGGTCCGCGAGGGCGCCTCCTTCACCACCAGCCAGCGGGCCTCCGGCGTGCTGCCCGCGCTGCCGCAGTCGAGCGGCGTCGACAAGGCGCGGCTCCGTGGCTACCTCAACGAGGCCGCGAACGCCGCCGACCCCTTCTCCGGCGCCACCGACACCTACTGGACGGGCAAGGCGCTGGGCCGCCTCGCCCAGCTCGTGCCCGTCGCCGACCAGATCGGGGAGACCGCCGTACGCGACAAGCTGCTCGGCCTGATGAAGGGCCGTCTCCAGGACTGGTTCACGGCCGGCGGAGCCAACGAGTTCTCGTACGACAGGACCTGGAAGACCCTGACCGGCTACCCGGCGTCGTACGGCAGCGACACCGAGCTGAACGACCACCACTTCCACTACAGCTACTACGTCTACGCCGCCGCGATCGTCGCCCAGTACGACCCGGCTTGGGCCGCCGATTCCGCGTGGGGCGGCATGGTCAAGACGCTCGTACGGGACGCCGCCAACCCCAGCCGCACCGACACCGCCTTCCCCTTCCTGCGCGGCTTCGACGTGTATGCGGGCCACAGCTGGGCCTCCGGCCACCAGGGCTTCGCGGCCGGCAACAACCAGGAGTCGTCGTCGGAGTCCACCAACCTCAGCGCCGGACTCGTCCTGTGGGGCGCGGCGACCGGTGACACGGCCCTGCGCGACCTCGGCACGTACCTCCTGACCACCGAGTCGGAGGCGATCGCGCAGTACTGGTTCGACGCCGACGAGCAGGTCTTCCCGTCCTCCTTCGGCCATGACACGGTCGGCATGGTGTGGGGGAGCGGCGGGGCGTACGCCACCTGGTGGACGGCCAACCCGGAGGAGATCCACGGCATCAACGTCCTCCCGGTGACCGGCGGTTCACTCCACCTGGGCGGCGAGAAGGCCGCCATCCGGCGCAACCTCGCCGAGATGGAACGCGAGAACGGGGGACCGGCCGTCGAATGGCGCGACATCCTCTGGGAGTTCCAGTCACTGGCCGACCCGGGCGCCGCCAAGGCCAAGTGGGACGCGGGCCACGCGGGCTACACCCCCGAGCAGGGCGAGTCGAAGGCGCACACCTACCACTGGATCAGCACCCTCGACACGCTCGGCGCCCCCGACGCGACGATCAGCGGCGACATCCCGACGTCCGCCGTCTTCACCAAGGGAACGGTACGGACGTACGCCGCCCACAACCACACCTCCACCGCCCGTACGGTCACCTTCTCCGACGGGGCGAAACTGACCGTCCCGGCCCGCTCGGCCGCGACCGGCACCGGCACCGGAGGCACCGACCCGGACCCCGACCCCGACCCGCCCACCGGGAACACCTTCCAGCTGCGCACCGGCGGCACCCTCACCACGGCCACCGGAACCACCGCCGCCACCGACACCATCGCCTCGGCGGGCGGCGCCAACCACGACGGCACCCCGCACCAGCCGCTGACGTACACCGCCAAGGGGGTCAACGGCACGCTCAAGTCCGGTACGCCGACGGCCTTCCGGCTCCAGGTCGACGCGGGCACGGCGGTCGGCCTGGGCCAGCAGGCCCGGGTCAGTTACGACCTGACCGGCGACGGCACGTACGACCGGACGGAGACCTACCAGTACTTCGCGACCGATCCGGTGGCGGGCTGGGAGGAGTACACCCAGGCACGCGGCCTCAAGTCGGCGACGGGCACACTCGGCGACCTCAAGGGCGGCACCGTACGCCTCGAAGTGTGGAGCGCCATCGGCAACGGCACGGCGAAGCTCCGTACCGGCACGGGCGATTCGGTGCTGGTGATTCCCTTCCAGTAG
- the sph gene encoding sphingomyelin phosphodiesterase yields MPYSALRRTPGAALATALAAATLTATAPAATAGPVTPAAASASAEVPSLKVLSYNTFLFSKNLYPNWGQDHRAKAIPAASFFRGNDVVVVQEAFDNSASDALKSNAAAQYPYQTPVMGRGRTGWDATGGSYSSTTPEDGGVAILSKWPVVRKEQYVYKDACGADWYSNKGFVYAVLDVSGTRVHVVGTHAQSTDPGCGAGEAAQMRSRQFKAIDAFLDAKSIPASEQVIVAGDFNVDSHSPEYATMLTDGGLTGDDARTGHPYSFDTADNSIASERYPDDPREDLDYVLHRAGHVKPAGWTNEVIKEQSAPWTVSSWGKQYTYTNLSDHYPVVAAGR; encoded by the coding sequence GTGCCGTACTCCGCGCTCCGCCGCACCCCTGGCGCAGCCCTGGCCACCGCACTCGCGGCCGCCACCCTCACCGCGACCGCACCGGCCGCCACGGCGGGGCCGGTGACCCCGGCCGCCGCGTCCGCGTCGGCCGAGGTGCCCTCGCTGAAGGTCCTGTCGTACAACACGTTCCTCTTCAGCAAGAACCTTTACCCGAACTGGGGCCAGGACCACCGCGCGAAGGCCATACCCGCGGCATCCTTCTTCCGCGGCAACGACGTCGTTGTCGTCCAGGAGGCGTTCGACAACAGCGCCTCCGACGCGCTGAAGAGCAACGCCGCGGCGCAGTACCCGTACCAGACGCCGGTGATGGGCCGCGGCAGGACAGGCTGGGACGCGACCGGCGGGTCGTACTCCTCCACGACGCCGGAGGACGGCGGGGTCGCGATCCTCAGCAAGTGGCCGGTCGTCCGCAAGGAGCAGTACGTCTACAAGGACGCCTGCGGCGCCGACTGGTACTCCAACAAGGGCTTCGTGTACGCCGTACTGGACGTGAGCGGCACGCGCGTCCACGTCGTCGGCACGCACGCCCAGTCCACCGACCCGGGCTGCGGCGCGGGCGAGGCCGCCCAGATGCGCAGCCGGCAGTTCAAGGCGATCGACGCCTTCCTCGACGCGAAGAGCATCCCCGCCTCGGAGCAGGTGATCGTCGCGGGTGACTTCAACGTCGACTCGCACAGCCCGGAGTACGCCACGATGCTCACCGACGGGGGCCTGACCGGCGACGACGCGCGCACCGGCCACCCGTACTCCTTCGACACCGCCGACAACTCGATCGCCTCCGAGCGCTACCCCGACGACCCGCGCGAGGACCTCGACTACGTCCTGCACCGCGCCGGGCACGTCAAGCCCGCGGGCTGGACGAACGAGGTGATCAAGGAGCAGAGCGCGCCCTGGACCGTGTCCAGCTGGGGCAAGCAGTACACGTACACGAACCTGAGCGACCACTACCCGGTGGTGGCGGCCGGCCGCTGA
- a CDS encoding oxygenase MpaB family protein: MKISGQDPAPPPPDGVLWSVAGDVRALLMLPAALTLQVAHPAVGAGVDQHSVFRTDPWGRGERSLRSLQLWVYGGAAGAEEGRRLRRLHRTVRGIDAHGRPYHALDPAHYSWVHATGFPCYRHALGYLFRPLTEAQERQLYAEWLQVGRILGIDDRDMPQTVDAFWPYYREMLAGELERTVVVRELIATDSPVPAPDRGPLPVRVVLRALWPVLLPPLARFRAFVTVGYMPPDAREALGLEWSDVQERRLRRFSRAVRAVVPMLPERLRYLPLAREARARRREQVAHGK, encoded by the coding sequence ATGAAGATCAGCGGGCAGGACCCCGCGCCGCCTCCGCCCGACGGCGTCCTGTGGTCGGTCGCCGGTGACGTGCGCGCGCTGCTCATGCTGCCCGCCGCGCTCACCCTCCAGGTGGCGCACCCGGCCGTCGGCGCGGGCGTCGACCAGCACTCCGTCTTCCGCACGGACCCGTGGGGACGCGGCGAACGGTCGCTGCGCTCCTTGCAGCTGTGGGTGTACGGGGGAGCGGCGGGCGCCGAGGAGGGCCGCCGGCTCCGCCGGCTCCACAGGACCGTCCGGGGCATCGACGCGCACGGCCGCCCGTACCACGCGCTCGACCCGGCCCACTACTCCTGGGTCCACGCCACCGGTTTCCCCTGCTACCGGCACGCGCTGGGCTACCTCTTCCGGCCCCTCACCGAAGCGCAGGAGCGGCAGCTGTACGCGGAGTGGCTCCAGGTCGGGCGGATCCTCGGCATCGACGACCGGGACATGCCGCAGACCGTCGACGCCTTCTGGCCGTACTACCGCGAGATGCTGGCCGGGGAACTGGAACGGACCGTGGTGGTGCGCGAGCTGATCGCCACCGACAGCCCGGTGCCCGCCCCCGACCGGGGGCCGCTGCCGGTGCGGGTCGTCCTGCGCGCCCTGTGGCCGGTCCTGCTGCCGCCGCTGGCCCGCTTCAGGGCGTTCGTCACCGTCGGGTACATGCCGCCGGACGCGCGGGAGGCGCTGGGGCTGGAGTGGAGCGACGTCCAGGAGCGCAGGCTGCGCCGGTTCAGCCGCGCCGTACGCGCCGTGGTTCCGATGCTGCCCGAGCGGCTGCGCTACCTGCCCCTGGCGCGCGAGGCCAGGGCGCGGCGCCGCGAACAGGTCGCCCACGGCAAGTGA
- a CDS encoding LacI family DNA-binding transcriptional regulator codes for MPGQPAGYRPTLEAVAARAGVSRATASRVVNGGAGVRQPLADKVREAVEALGYVPNHAARSLVTRQSGAVAVIIAEPEFRIFSDPFFEQQVRGISRELTANDSQLVLLWVEGTGDYDRIARYLGGGHVDGALAFSLHADDGLPALIGRAKVPTVFGGRPGSGAAAVPYVDCDNRGGARSAVHHLVGLGRRRVAHIAGPRDQTSATDRADGYRDVLFDADPALTAQGDFTVDSGARAMAELLDRRPDLDAVFAANDLMAAGALRVLRERGRRVPQDVAVVGFDDVAGVAEATDPALTTVRQDIEGMGRLMVRLLMRVLGDGGGEGAAPASVVMPTELVRRASA; via the coding sequence TTGCCCGGACAGCCCGCTGGCTACCGCCCCACTCTGGAAGCCGTCGCCGCCCGCGCCGGAGTCTCGCGGGCCACCGCCTCCCGTGTCGTCAACGGGGGTGCGGGCGTCCGGCAGCCCCTGGCCGACAAGGTGCGGGAGGCCGTCGAGGCGCTGGGATACGTCCCGAATCACGCGGCCAGGTCATTGGTGACCCGGCAGAGCGGCGCGGTGGCCGTGATCATCGCCGAGCCCGAGTTCAGGATCTTCTCGGACCCCTTCTTCGAGCAGCAGGTACGCGGCATCAGCAGGGAACTGACAGCGAACGACTCGCAGTTGGTCCTGTTGTGGGTGGAAGGCACCGGCGACTACGACCGCATCGCCCGCTACCTCGGCGGCGGCCACGTCGACGGCGCGCTCGCCTTCTCGCTGCACGCCGACGACGGTCTGCCCGCCCTCATCGGCCGCGCCAAGGTACCGACCGTCTTCGGCGGCCGGCCCGGCTCCGGCGCCGCTGCGGTCCCGTACGTCGACTGCGACAACCGGGGCGGCGCCCGCAGCGCCGTACACCACCTCGTCGGCCTGGGCCGCCGGCGCGTCGCGCACATAGCGGGCCCCCGCGACCAGACCTCCGCCACCGACCGCGCCGACGGATACCGCGACGTACTGTTCGACGCCGATCCCGCGCTCACCGCACAGGGCGACTTCACCGTGGACAGCGGTGCGCGGGCGATGGCGGAGCTGCTGGACCGCAGACCGGATCTGGACGCCGTCTTCGCCGCGAACGACCTGATGGCGGCGGGTGCGCTGCGGGTCCTGCGGGAGCGCGGCCGACGGGTGCCGCAGGACGTCGCGGTCGTCGGGTTCGACGACGTGGCGGGTGTCGCCGAGGCAACCGATCCCGCGCTGACCACCGTCCGTCAGGACATCGAGGGGATGGGCCGGCTGATGGTCAGGCTGCTGATGCGGGTCCTGGGCGACGGCGGAGGGGAAGGGGCCGCGCCCGCCTCGGTCGTCATGCCGACGGAACTGGTGCGGCGGGCCTCGGCCTGA
- a CDS encoding Xaa-Pro dipeptidyl-peptidase, with translation MPIPARRSRLKWRRLIPVATAALMAVALTPAGVAEGAAGAAPKESRPVYSYDNAIREAVWVDTRTDADADGRTDRVAVDIVRPREPAQQGRKIPVIMDASPYYACCGRGNESQKKTYDADGNPVRFPLYYDNYFVPRGYAFVAVDLAGTNRSDGCVDVGGHSDVQSAKAVVDWLNGRGKAYTTRTGTERAMARWSTGNTGMIGKSYDGTVANGVAATGVEGLKTIVPIGAISSWYDYYFAQGAPLYDSGPEWLSDYVESPEARARCQAVQKRLVDEAPRNGDFTPLWAERDYVPDAGDVNASVFVVHGMQDLNVRAKHFGQWWDALAEAGVDRKIWLSQTGHVDPFDFRRADWVRTLHRWFDHELLGYDNGIDREPMADIERAPDQWSTDKVWPPRSTDATTLRPGKGSAPGVGTLSLKRAAPGATETFTDDPKLSESDWAAAIDTPTPSKAGFTTQPLTRDLRLSGSSAVTVTATPSTSTAHLSAVLVDLGPDTIRDYTASGEGITTLANRTCWGPSTAGDSSCFKETSARTANVDYTVFSRGWADLGTYADAGKGRPLTPGKRYTITLDLHASDHVVPAGHRLALIVGGTDAGLIDPPASTPTLAVDLSRTAAELPVVGGAKAFAGATAGSPAATARGARLDGVAEPRPVRPIPGATR, from the coding sequence ATGCCCATACCTGCGCGGAGATCCCGCTTGAAGTGGCGAAGGCTCATACCGGTGGCCACGGCCGCCCTGATGGCGGTCGCACTGACCCCGGCGGGCGTCGCGGAGGGCGCCGCGGGCGCCGCGCCAAAGGAGAGCAGACCGGTCTACTCCTACGACAACGCGATCCGCGAAGCCGTATGGGTCGACACCAGGACGGACGCGGACGCCGACGGCAGGACCGACCGCGTCGCCGTGGACATCGTCCGCCCCCGGGAACCCGCCCAGCAGGGCAGGAAGATCCCCGTCATCATGGACGCCAGCCCGTACTACGCCTGCTGCGGGCGCGGCAACGAGAGCCAGAAGAAGACGTACGACGCCGACGGGAACCCGGTCCGGTTCCCCCTCTACTACGACAACTACTTCGTACCCCGCGGCTACGCGTTCGTCGCCGTCGATCTGGCCGGCACCAACCGCTCCGACGGCTGCGTGGACGTCGGCGGCCACTCCGACGTCCAGTCGGCCAAGGCGGTCGTCGACTGGCTGAACGGCCGCGGCAAGGCGTACACGACCCGCACCGGAACGGAGCGCGCCATGGCCCGCTGGTCCACCGGCAACACCGGGATGATCGGCAAGAGTTACGACGGAACCGTCGCCAACGGCGTCGCGGCGACCGGCGTCGAGGGCCTGAAGACCATTGTCCCGATCGGCGCGATCTCCTCCTGGTACGACTACTACTTCGCGCAGGGCGCGCCCCTCTACGATAGCGGCCCCGAGTGGCTGTCGGACTACGTCGAGAGCCCCGAGGCCCGCGCCCGCTGCCAGGCGGTGCAAAAGCGCCTCGTCGACGAGGCTCCGCGCAACGGCGACTTCACCCCCCTGTGGGCCGAGCGGGACTACGTACCGGACGCGGGGGACGTGAACGCCAGCGTCTTCGTCGTACACGGCATGCAGGACCTCAACGTCCGCGCCAAGCACTTCGGCCAGTGGTGGGACGCCCTCGCCGAGGCGGGCGTGGACCGCAAGATCTGGCTCTCGCAGACCGGCCACGTCGACCCGTTCGACTTCCGCCGGGCGGACTGGGTGCGGACTCTGCACCGCTGGTTCGACCACGAACTCCTCGGCTACGACAACGGCATCGACCGCGAGCCGATGGCCGACATCGAGCGCGCTCCCGACCAGTGGTCCACCGACAAGGTCTGGCCGCCCCGCTCCACCGACGCCACCACACTGCGCCCCGGCAAGGGCTCCGCGCCCGGCGTCGGCACCCTGTCGCTGAAGCGCGCGGCCCCCGGCGCCACGGAGACCTTCACCGACGACCCGAAGCTCTCCGAGAGCGACTGGGCGGCCGCGATCGACACACCCACCCCATCCAAGGCCGGCTTCACCACCCAGCCGCTCACCCGCGACCTGCGCCTTTCCGGCTCCTCCGCGGTGACGGTGACGGCGACGCCCTCCACCTCCACCGCTCACCTCTCCGCCGTTCTCGTCGACCTCGGCCCCGACACGATCCGCGACTACACCGCCTCGGGCGAGGGCATCACCACACTCGCCAACCGCACCTGCTGGGGGCCGAGCACCGCCGGTGACAGCTCCTGCTTCAAGGAGACGTCGGCCCGTACGGCGAACGTCGACTACACCGTCTTCAGCCGCGGCTGGGCCGATCTCGGCACCTACGCCGACGCGGGCAAGGGCCGCCCGCTCACCCCGGGCAAGCGGTACACGATCACCCTGGACCTCCACGCGAGCGACCACGTCGTACCCGCCGGACACCGGCTCGCCCTGATCGTCGGCGGTACCGACGCGGGTCTCATCGACCCGCCCGCCTCCACCCCGACCCTCGCCGTCGATCTGTCCCGTACGGCCGCGGAGCTGCCCGTCGTCGGCGGCGCCAAGGCATTCGCGGGCGCCACCGCCGGATCGCCCGCCGCCACCGCGCGGGGCGCCCGCCTCGACGGCGTGGCCGAACCCCGCCCCGTCCGCCCGATCCCGGGAGCCACCCGCTGA